One segment of Chelmon rostratus isolate fCheRos1 chromosome 17, fCheRos1.pri, whole genome shotgun sequence DNA contains the following:
- the csdc2b gene encoding cold shock domain-containing protein C2 has translation MADPSLTSPSGTPLRSPSTSLTLSFPFLREGSRVWEEGKEQPLPRDLPSPLPTKRTRTYSATVRAHSGPVFKGVCKNFSRSQGHGFIRPSHGGEDIFVHISDIEGEYVPVEGDEVTYKVSRVPPKNLKVQAVEVKITHLNPGTKHETWSGQIISS, from the exons ATGGCAGACCCCAGCCTCACGTCGCCCTCCGGGACACCGCTGCGTTCCCCGAGCACCTCTCTCACCCTGTCCTTCCCCTTCCTGAGGGAGGGGAGCCGGGTatgggaggaagggaaggagcaGCCGCTGCCCAGGGATTTGCCCAGCCCCCTGCCAACCAAACGCACCCGCACCTACTCAGC TACGGTACGTGCTCACTCAGGTCCAGTGTTTAAGGGAGTGTGTAAGAACTTCTCCAGGTCACAAGGTCACGGCTTCATCCGACCCTCCCACGGCGGTGAAGACATCTTCGTTCACATCTCAGA catCGAGGGGGAGTATGTCCCGGTCGAGGGCGACGAGGTCACGTACAAAGTTTCCCGCGTCCCGCCCAAAAACCTGAAGGTGCAGGCGGTGGAGGTGAAGATCACACATCTCAATCCAGGGACGAAACACGAGACCTGGTCCGGGCAGATCATCAGCTCGTAG
- the LOC121620621 gene encoding phosphomannomutase 1 yields the protein MWKQEKKLRGGEGTEKSNGFSSDRNILCLFDVDGTLTPPREKIDPQLDEFFQTLRSKVKIGIVGGSDYSKIAEQLGEGDDVIHKFDYVFAENGTVQYKDGKLLTKHAIQNQIGEELLQDLINFCLSYMGLIKLPKKRGTFIEFRNGMLNISPIGRSCTLEERLEFSEIDKKEKIREKFVAALKEEFAGKGLRFTKGGLISFDVFPEGWDKRLCLEVLEREGLDTIYFFGNETSDGGNDYEIFNDPRTIGFTVYSPKDTARLCRELFFDVPPHES from the exons AtgtggaaacaggagaaaaagctcagaggaggagaagggacgGAGAAATCAAACGGCTTCTCGTCCGACCGAAACATCCTCTGCCTGTTTGACGTGGACGGCACTTTGACACCGCCCAGAGAG AAAATCGACCCACAGCTGGACGAGTTTTTCCAGACCCTGCGGAGCAAAGTGAAGATCGGCATCGTTGGCGGGTCGGACTACTCCAAGATAGCAGAGCAGCTGGGCGAGGGGGATGATG TGATACACAAGTTTGACTACGTGTTTGCCGAGAACGGGACAGTGCAGTACAAGGATGGGAAACTCCTCACAAAGCAT GCCATTCAAAACCAGATCggggaggagctgctgcaggacctGATCAACTTCTGCCTCAGCTACATGGGGCTCATCAAGCTGCCTAAGAAAAG GGGAACGTTCATTGAGTTCAGGAACGGAATGCTCAACATTTCCCCCATTGGTCGGAGCTGCACGCTGGAGGAGCGGCTTGAATTCTCTGAAATCGACAAG AAAGAGAAGATCAGAGAGAAATTTGTCGCTGCGCTGAAGGAGGAGTTTGCGGGAAAGGGACTGCGGTTCACTAAAG GTGGTCTCATCAGCTTTGACGTTTTTCCAGAGGGCTGGGATAAGAGACTGTGTCTAGAGGTGCTGGAGAGGGAGGGCCTGGACACCATCTACTTCTTTGGCAATGAGACCTCAGAT GGAGGAAACGACTATGAAATTTTCAACGACCCTCGGACCATCGGTTTCACGGTCTACTCTCCGAAGGACACGGCCAGGCTCTGTCGGGAACTTTTCTTTGATGTTCCACCACACGAATCCTGA